GCACTTTCTCTTCTTTTGGTAAATACTTATATTCAACAAAAATGacctaattaataattttttggacaCATTCTTATTGCACGAATCACTTGAATCTGACTTGAATTTCTTTCTACTTTCAATAGGACACAAACAAAGAAATACCCGAATACAAGAAAgtatcatatttcatttattcaaaaaaaatattaGATTTCACTTTAACTCAAATGAATCCTGTTCAAGAAAAATGGCCAAAGAACTCCATCTTTTAAATGgcatgaatttatgatttttattgttgGATTAAAGATGACACTTCATTAAGCACTACGCTATACAGTACAATTGACTTGTTTCAATTAAATATCATTATAGAATTCAAACATTGATTAATCTAATAAAAATCCCATGACAAAGCACTTTTCTACAATCACATTCAGATGATTACTTGAATAAAAATACTACTCCAAAACCAAAACGTGATTTAACCAAACATAGAATTACAATACTAGATACCCAAATAACAATATTTGAGTATCGACATTCAAATTGAAGCTTTCCAATGGAATTTCAGTTACCTTTAGAAGAAAAGTTACACAACTGAGAAGATGACCTTAGCACCCCTTCCCCACAAACCTgcgaaaaggaaaaaaagaaaaaagaaaaaaagttgatTCACCGTTTCATATATTTAAACTaccttttttttatataaaaaaatgaacaTAGTGCAAGACGATCAGATTAAACATGAGAAAAACAAAGGATATGaagttatggaagaaaataaagaaaagggtAAGGTTTTTAAAACATGTGGAGCGAAGAAAAAACGCTTTTAAGAGATGAAATATTTCGAAGAAAGTTGGCCACAACATGCAAGGGAAAGGAGCTTTGTTTAGAAGTATAAGATGTGGGAAAAGAAGAACAATAAACTAGTTATGATTAGATGTTACTTAATTCCATAGAttaaaaagagaagaaagaaatggaaaaacaaacaaacaaacacacaaaaaaaaaaatcaaaatgggAGAAGAGATAAGTACAGGCAGATGAATCGACTgcaaatttagggaaaattttggAAGATTAGAGATTTAGATGGAGACGGAGATAACCCTTTTGGCAAAACATAAATTTGCCATTTTCATTTTCAAGACTTTGAACCAATCTTGTTAGGGTTACTAAAAGAAGCAAAGAGAAAATCTTAAGGAATAATGGAAAGGTTTACCTGAGGGAGGACTACTACTGGCTAGAGACGAAGGAAGCAAGAGAGGTTGGTACTGAGATCGAGCTGAGTGAGAACTTTTTTTTACGTGAGAAAATGGGAGGGTAAAATGGAAAGGAGACCTATATTCAATGAAAAAGAAACTGAATAGAAATGCCCAATTTCCATGCTTAAACACAAAATTGGATTATAATGGAATAAACTCCTAATAGGCATTCGATTGAATCAAACTATAGTTTCTGGTGGGCGCACAGAATTGGGTTGTAATGACTATACCATTATATCTAACCAAACATGCCCTTGagataaaaacttttgaataatttccatttttcaaaaagaaaaaaaatctaattttataAACTAAAGAAACACCAAAAGTAATCTTAAATAATTGGTACCAAAATAAGTCCATATATTCAAATATATCGATAAGTTCATATGTAAGATCATCATCTGCAATACTACGAAAAAGAAGCCCTGATTTCCGGGCTACCAAAAACTATTTCAACACTCGCATGATAGATTTAAGTATAGAATATTCCAGTAACACTTGTACAAGCTAATTAAAAAACATTAAGACATAAGAATCGTGTAAATTCTGCTTATTTACACCAATATCTAATATTCAGCATGATTGGTATTACAGTCCCAGTGTGCAACACCATGGTGTTATTAGGCGACTAAAAATATGCAGCAACCCCAGTTGTTTGTTCAATTTTATTGCAGAGATTAATGTTTGATCTTCGGCCTCTTCACGATCATCACAGAGCAATGAGCATGGTGAGAACAATAATCACTCACACTGCCAAGAACAGCCCTGTAATACAAAATATAATCATTTGTTAAAAGCTGGACTGAAATAAGATCATTCTTAAATTGTTGAAAGTTTGGCAATTTCTTTTTCAGTTCTTATTCATCACAACATATGAAAAATGAAAGGTTCTATAACAGGAGCTATaatattgagaaaaaaaaaaaaccagctTATAATCTGCAAAATATCATATAGCAGAGCTACCGCCAAATGTCAAATAAGATCGGGTTGGTTTTGAATCAGATCAATTctgatttcaaaattttcatgccaCTTACATGTCATTTTAGGATTGGAACATTTCAGGTTAGTAAGCCTAGTTTCTGGGCACCTTGGGTTATGTCATTTTGAATTACTTGTTCAGGTCATTCCGAGTTTTGATATTTTTGGGTTTGAGTTAAGGAAGTTCAGATCATTGACGTTTTACAGTCAAGTAGCATTGGGTTGGGTTCGAATTTGGATTGACCGGATCAGGTTTTTGGATTTGGATCAAAACTGGCAAGCCTACTTATACATATATAGATGATATATATCATATTGTAGATGAGGTCTATGGGTTAAGTCTAACCCTAAAAAAGGGAAGAGGGGAAAAGAGGCAAACCCACTAAACCAAAAAAACTAGAAAGGAGAAGATGTTCTATACAGATGCATTAACATTATTTGAGAACTCATCCCCACAGAACCAAAATAAACCATCGATTTTTTCTTGTGGAAGTAATGAGCCATTTTTTAGTGATTAGAAACTTAATGAACAAGCCACAGTTAATCAAAGAGTAAAAAAGTTCCCAATGTTCATCTAAAAACTTAAAAAGAGATCAGACATAGGTTTTAATACCTCTTTATAGCTCCATAACCATGGCTACCAACAGCGAGAATGGAGGCATGGTGTTTTTCTACAGCGTCACAGAGAACATTCCTTGCATCACCTTCCCCCACTTCAACTACGGCATCATGTACCTGCACCGAAACCAAAAAAACAGATTGGATGCTAATACCCTTCTTTAATTAGGCTACAAAAGTAAAACAAGTAGCTGATGAATACCGATTTGCTAAGGCAGAGTTCCTTGGCTTTCTCAACAACCCTGGCAGCGATCTTCCTCAAATCCGCATCCACATAGGGCAATACATCAGCAGCTCCTACAATAATGATACCTCCATAAGAAAGCTAAAACACACGGTACTTGAACCAAAAGAGAAAAGGAGGGTAAATTCAAACCAGGTCCGGCGAGACCAACAGCAGAAGAAGCAGAAGGCTTGGCATGAACGATGACGAGCTTGAAAGGAGGATTGGAAGCGAAAGGAGCAAAGAAGTGATCGAGGATCCACTGCAGCGCGTACGTACTGTGCTCGCTGTCGTCGATTCCAACAACCATGGCTTGGTTCTCCGTCGTTGTTGCCATCGTGGTATGTGTCTTGGTTCTTGTGTCTTGGAATTGCAAAGGGTCGGTTTGATCTTTCTTTAATTTTGGGGGGTTATAAAAAAGGAATGGTTTTGTAGGAATAAGGAATTTATTGAGAAAAACAGAACACAAAACAACGTGCGGGCAAAGGCGTAAGGCGTAAGGCGTAAGGTGTAAGCGTGTTAAAATTATGCTTGGAAAAAGGGGGAGGGAAGGGAAGGAAGACCCAAACTAGAATACGCGATACGCTGGGTGATAGTGATTGTGTCCCTATCCTTTTTGCCTCTATTCTAAACCATCATTCTAGACAGACAATGTTATGATATGTCTTTCATCTTTAAAATATTCGAAATcatcaaatttattaatttaacccttaaataaaatattaaatttttatataacataatttaaaataaaaataaatattgtaaaaatattaattttaaaatctttgaagttttacataaattattattCACTTTTTTTcggttatattttatttttaatatacgacaaaattttactatttttaaaatttttattttaaattatgttgcTTAAGATTTTACATGtcatttaatggttaaattttCGGTTTCAATAACCAAAAGATTTGATTGATATAACATCGATAGCTTAGGAATGCacttagaatatttttaagtttaaggATAAATCTAAAAATGAGGACCATAGTTTGGGATGTAATTAAAACGTTTTGAAGTTTAGGTATAAATTTAAAATGAGGATTATAGTTTGCGAATGGCTACTGTAATTTACTTTATTCACTCACGGGTTAAATCCTTAAACTTAGTAGTTTTTTTCTTTCGAttcctaaactttttttttagtttatttcaGTATTGACActtgataatttttaaaaaattaatcattAAATTTAGATTTCATCAAGGATGATGATGtgattatttaaaattatgtcatattgtaaaaaaaataaaattaatataaaaattttaaaaaatttcaagtaatgatctaaatttaaagattaaattgaaaaaatgatcAAAGCTTGTGGAAAAAGATGAGAAAATAAAGGAGTCAGTATTGGTTTATCCCAGACAATGAAGGTGAGACAAATTGAGACACGTGGGAGACGTGATCCTCCATCTCACATTCATTGGGAGCCGTTCTGGGGGAGACTGTATCTCACAATTTAACTCTTCCATTTAGACTCCTCCTATTTATTACCAAGTATTACTTCAATTACGCTCCGCTTTTCcgggatttttattttattttcttaaaactttctataaattattgaattgaattacccaaataataataaataaatatgttaaattaatttttactAATAATTTTTATACTATATAAGTTAGagaaaaattgtataaaattatGATTTCATGTTATCTCTATCTCTTTTCAATAAAAGAATGACAAATCAAATTTTTACTTCTGATTTTTAGCATTTTCACAAgagaaaaaaaaggttaaaaatcAAGAAGAAAAATTTAATTTGTCATTCTCCTATTGAAAAGGGATAGTGATAACATGTAATTACAATTTCATACAATCTCTTCTGAAGTTATGGCTTTAAGTCATGTTctcattttgaattttaaaattttaatcatgactcaaatgattaaaatcatgaattaaatgaTGTGAATTTTTTTTGTGTTATGtaaaaataacaatttaatattatattatacatGCAAtaatatgtttttaaaatataagtACACATAAAATTAGagacaaattcaaaaattttagtgGTCGAAATTAAATAGTATTTGTTacaacaataaaaatataatttcatcaattttaataatctatatatttataattttaaaatattaaattaaaaataggcAGTTTTAATAGGAAAAAAGATCatatttatatttgtatataaTATGAAAAGGTTGCAGTTTTAAGTactcaaattgaaaaaaataaaaaagaatggtgtgTATTTTTAATATGATTTAAATTTGCAAGTTATTTTGAGTGACTCACATTAAGCATATGATAGATATGTTCGAGATGACAATTCTTGTGGGTATGTTTAGTGGTCACTTCTTTACTCAAATATCTATTTCTGGTTTTTATGTCTTTTAGTACAAAGAAATTCCCCCATTTCAATGATGAAATCATttctaaataattatataaatcagCTAAAATTACAACTACTACTGCTATCCTTGTTTAAATCATAACCACCCTTTCTTCATTAAGTTAGTTTCACTTAAATCggattattaattttattaagaaAATATGAATCTCCCCAttcgtaattaaaataagttatattacttgaaagtattttattttttatttaaaaaataaaaagatttacatatgatgaaatttgaacttgaataaattgcattagaaaaattttaaattaccaCTTAGCTAAAATTctactttaatatttttatatattttaattttattatacacaCTTTATTATTTCCATCATttatatatctatactattatttaagttcCTGACAGAGTCGATGTCACCCTCAACCAGTACACCAACTTGGTTAAAAAAATTATGGACATGCCTTTTCGTAATAAAAACAAGTTATATTATTCGAACttattttagtctttttattttaaagaaaaatcaataaaaagatgCATAGGATGGGATTTGTACACATATAAATTGTAttagtaaaatttttaatttaccacttagctaaagctttattttaatatttttacacattttaattttattatttgtgtTCTATATTTTTTGTTTCCACACGCATATGTTGCGGGGCTAAAACTTTAGTTTGGCAAACCGTGTGATTTTAAGCGATTTCTTTGTTCAAATCCACCTAAGTCAATCATACTCTCGAAAGTGAAAATTCACAAAGAAATTTCTCCAAGATACCGAAATAAAGTGGAAGCATAAAAAAGCTCACTAAAAATCCACAAGAAAGCAATGCACACAAGGTGTTTTAGTAAATACTTTAAAATATATTCAATAACTATGAATGATGTGATTACAAATGATGGGGAAAACCTTTATTTATAATTAAGCTCTTCTTGATCCAACAATACAATCTAAATTACATCAACGATCAAGATTAAAGCCTATCTACAATATGAGAGTCTTAAGGGATTTAAACACTAATACATCTTATCCCTTAAGGTTACAAAATATTCACCCTGGTAAAATATAAATTACTAGAGTGTTTCACTGGGCTGCCAAGGCTTCAAGTAGTGGTCTTCTCTAAAAGTTCCATGAACCGGGCCAGTTTAAGTGGGTCAAATGAGTCTCATTTAATTAGTTGACATTTATGGGACGTTATGTTTGCATTCATTGCGGGCTATGATTCGTGACCCGAGATATtctccctgtaacaccccttacctgtactcgAGACTAGGactaggtacgaggcgttaccaggaaTGTACTTGAACATTTTTGGGaaatacaggttataaaatttcattccaatttgAAACCAATCTAATAGCATCTTGGTGTCTctattatgagcctacgaggctcaaacgTACATTGAAATtgatccgggactaaaccgaggacctaaataaaaatttaagaaaatttttgagttaatgtctcacacgcctgtgtggaaacattgcacacgcccgtgtgctttgggacacgcccatatcccctacccgtgtggaattaattgaatttattttctacttcgaacctacaggggttttcacacggtcaagcacacgcccgtgtctccgacccgtgtccttcacatggccttgacacacccgtgtggttgcCCGTGTCCAAAGactcgagcattctgtttatgatgtcagcatgcgtttaggggcacacagccaagacacacgctcgtgtgttaggccgtgtcctccacatggttgagacacacggccgtgtctctacccgtgtgtttactaccatgaattctgacttaaaattttaggtgcaagggacacacagttatgccacatgcccatggggtggtccgtgtgtcacacacgatctagacacacgcccgtgtgtctacccgtgtggactatgttaggctattttccaagcctttggtcaccctatAACATATGTTCTCACTTATAGATTTCCATAACATATAGccaggcctaat
Above is a genomic segment from Gossypium arboreum isolate Shixiya-1 chromosome 8, ASM2569848v2, whole genome shotgun sequence containing:
- the LOC108457760 gene encoding universal stress protein PHOS34; protein product: MATTTENQAMVVGIDDSEHSTYALQWILDHFFAPFASNPPFKLVIVHAKPSASSAVGLAGPGAADVLPYVDADLRKIAARVVEKAKELCLSKSVHDAVVEVGEGDARNVLCDAVEKHHASILAVGSHGYGAIKRAVLGSVSDYCSHHAHCSVMIVKRPKIKH